One genomic region from Chionomys nivalis chromosome 17, mChiNiv1.1, whole genome shotgun sequence encodes:
- the LOC130888639 gene encoding aquaporin-5, with translation MRATQAAGPVYTAAWVTWPGRVRRCAGGGSGARGAGGGERAPARLAPCALRWPLGTGAAPGPPALCPPRGARPLYSAPLPGPRQAACHGVGAAPPAEPRSQRPAAASAAPTASLRRCRCHRTPKATMKKEVCSVAFFKAVFAEFLATLIFVFFGLGSALKWPSALPSILQISIAFGLAIGTLAQALGPVSGGHINPAITLALLVGNQISLLRAIFYVAAQLVGAIAGAGILYWLAPINARGNLAVNALSNSTTPGKATVVELILTFQLALCIFSSTDSRRTSPVGSPALSIGLSVTLGHLVGIYFTGCSMNPARSFGPAVVMDRFSPSHWVFWVGPIVGAVLAAVLYFYLLFPSSLSLSDRVAVVKGTYEPDEDWEDHREERKKTIELTAH, from the exons ATGCGCGCGACCCAGGCCGCCGGGCCGGTCTACACCGCCGCGTGGGTCACGTGGCCCGGGCGGGTCCGCCGCTGTGCGGGCGGGGGGTCGGGGGCGCGCGGGGCGGGGGGCGGCGAGCGCGCGCCCGCCAGGCTCGCTCCCTGCGCGCTGCGCTGGCCCCTGGGCACGGGAGCCGCCCCCGGCCCCCCCGCGCTCTGCCCGCCGCGGGGCGCGCGCCCTCTATATAGCGCACCCCTGCCCGGCCCGCGCCAGGCCGCCTGCCACGGAGTGGGCGCCGCACCGCCAGCAGAGCCCCGAAGCCAGAGGCCCGCCGCTGCCAGCGCCGCCCCGACGGCCTCCCTGCGACGCTGCCGCTGCCACCGGACACCCAAGGCCACCATGAAGAAGGAGGTGTGCTCAGTGGCCTTCTTCAAGGCCGTGTTTGCGGAGTTCCTGGCCACCCTCATCTTCGTCTTCTTTGGCCTGGGCTCGGCACTCAAGTGGCCCTCGGCGCTGCCCTCTATTCTGCAGATCTCCATCGCTTTTGGCCTGGCCATAGGTACCCTGGCTCAAGCTCTGGGGCCTGTGAGCGGTGGCCACATCAATCCGGCCATTACTCTGGCCCTCTTAGTAGGCAACCAAATCTCGCTGCTTCGTGCTATCTTCTACGTGGCAGCCCAGCTGGTGGGCGCCATTGCTGGGGCAGGCATCCTCTACTGGTTGGCGCCAATCAATGCCCGGGGCAACCTGGCCGTCAATGCG CTCAGCAACAGCACAACGCCTGGCAAGGCCACAGTGGTGGAGCTGATCTTGACCTTCCAGCTGGCTCTCTGCATCTTCTCCTCCACTGATTCCCGCCGTACCAGCCCAGTGGGCTCCCCAGCTTTGTCCATCGGCCTGTCTGTCACACTGGGCCACCTTGTGGGG ATCTACTTCACCGGCTGTTCCATGAACCCAGCCCGCTCCTTCGGTCCAGCGGTGGTCATGGATCGGTTCAGCCCCTCCCACTGG GTCTTCTGGGTGGGGCCGATTGTGGGGGCCGTTCTGGCTGCTGTCCTCTACTTCTACctgctcttcccctcctccctgagCCTCAGTGACCGTGTGGCCGTCGTCAAAGGCACATACGAGCCGGACGAGGACTGGGAAGACCATCGGGAGGAGCGGAAAAAGACCATAGAGCTGACAGCACACTGA